Proteins encoded in a region of the Perca fluviatilis chromosome 6, GENO_Pfluv_1.0, whole genome shotgun sequence genome:
- the xbp1 gene encoding LOW QUALITY PROTEIN: X-box-binding protein 1 (The sequence of the model RefSeq protein was modified relative to this genomic sequence to represent the inferred CDS: deleted 2 bases in 1 codon): MVVVAAGTGGPHKVLLISGKQTGSSSGSQAGFNRAISVVLPSSASTASSDSDSNSSAGPPIRKRQRLTHLSPEEKQLRRKLKNRVAAQTARDRKKAKMGELEQQVLELELENQKLHIENSLLRDKSNGLMTENEELRQRLGLDTLDSKEKVQSLLSTGNDAGLGIGSSESAALRLRVSAAGAGPALPKSEDFSMDTNGSDTADNESDLLLGILDILDPELFLKSCEQECQEPQVLLVGGGDPVPATTPATLGAPSVKLEALNELIHFDHIYTKPVEEVSSGQRYDSESDTEETIDEDAVPIPEVVVEEETVCIKDEPEEVVIPSCDSHSRMDDFLSGASSTSLSGLDNEACLADTYSDSGYEGSPSPFSDISSSLCSESTWDDMFANELFPQLISV, encoded by the exons ATGGTGGTGGTAGCAGCAGGGACCGGAGGGCCCCATAAAGTGCTCCTGATTTCCGGCAAACAGACCGGCTCCTCCAGCGGCTCACAGGCAGGCTTCAACCGGGCCATCTCTGTCGTTTTACCGTCATCGGCTAGCACGGCGTCGTCGGACTCCGACTCCAACTCTTCTGCTGGGCCGCCCATCCGAAAAAGACAGAGGCTCACGCACTTGAGTCCGGAGGAAAAGCAACTTCGCAG gaAACTAAAGAACAGAGTCGCAGCTCAGACCGCCAGAGACAGGAAGAAGGCAAAAATGGGGGAGCTGGAACAGCAAGTACTAGAGTTGGAGCTGGAG AATCAGAAACTTCACATTGAAAACAGTCTACTTCGGGACAAATCAAATGGCCTAATGACAGAAAATGAGGAACTAAGACAGAGACTTGGGTTGGACACCCTCGACTCAAAAGAGAAG GTTCAGAGTTTGTTGTCCACTGGGAACGACGCAGGTTTAGGGATCGGGTCTTCTGAGTCCGCAGCACTCAGGCTACGTGTG TCCGCAGCAGGTGCAGGCCCAGCACTCCCTAAATCTGAAGACTTCTCAATGGATACAAATGGTTCTGACACTGCAGACAATGAG TCTGATTTGCTCCTGGGCATTCTGGACATCCTTGACCCAGAGCTGTTCCTCAAGTCTTGTGAACAGGAGTGCCAGGAGCCGCAGGTGCTGTTGGTCGGAGGGGGGGACCCAGTACCTGCCACCACACCTGCGACTCTGGGGGCCCCATCAGTTAAGCTGGAGGCCCTTAATGAACTGATCCACTTTGACCACATCTACACGAAGCCCGTGGAGGAGGTGAGCAGCGGGCAGCGCTACGACTCGGAGAGCGACACAGAGGAGACGATCGACGAGGACGCCGTCCCCATTCCCGAGGTGGTGGTCGAGGAGGAGACCGTCTGCATCAAAGACGAGCCAGAGGAAGTGGTCATCCCCAGCTGTGACAGCCACAGTCGGATGGATGACTTTTTGTCTGGAGCCTCCTCAACTTCCCTCAGCGGCCTGGATAATGAAGCTTGCCTTGCGGATACCTACAGCGACTCCGGATACGAAGGGTCCCCTTCCCCTTTCAGCGACATTTCCTCTTCCCTGTGCTCAGAGAGCACCTGGGATGACATGTTTGCTAATGAACTCTTCCCCCAGCTCATCAGTGTCTGA